A single region of the Melopsittacus undulatus isolate bMelUnd1 chromosome 10, bMelUnd1.mat.Z, whole genome shotgun sequence genome encodes:
- the LOC101874288 gene encoding protein FAM83D-B-like isoform X1, with amino-acid sequence MLLPGRLIPAAGRSGACSTARRCRGVGRGAEKSQGAWARPRSRYKVAAGAELSRSAPRAMANPSQWLEEGAGRWPPRPPGPYSEAQRLALEELVAGGPEALRAFLRREQLPPFLSEPEVQAIARGALPPAAAPEPAAEPFAGASLDASSLTYFPERSDLEPPALELGWPGFASGAFRGLTRVEAHFQPGCGDSIYGCKEAVRRQIRSARQMIALVMDSFTDTDIFKDLLEACSQRQVKAYILLDQSSFSHFLKMCKDLGVDLEQEKLMRIRNITGNTYYMRSGAKIVGKVREKFMLIDGIRVTTGSYSFTWTDGKLNSSNILILSGPAVAHFDLEFRILYAQSKPINLKELSSCRKNKVLDQVVSITVASRDLTRENFLRMEFLYLRAFVGNLKRKRSWLHASREAVYVSNNAMHASPPLTKRNGSLVMRPHWIIER; translated from the exons ATGCTTCTCCCTGGGCGGCTGATCCCAGCCGCCGGGCGGAGCGGAGCCTGCTCCACCGCCCGCCGCTGCCGCGGGGTCGGGCGGGGAGCGGAGAAGAGCCAAGGAGCTTGGGCCCGCCCGCGGAGCCGCTATAAAGTGGCGGCCGGGGCCGAGCTGAGCCGGTCCGCGCCCCGCGCGATGGCGAACCCGTCGCAGTGGCTGGAGGAGGGCGCCGGGCGCTGGCCGCCGCGGCCGCCCGGGCCGTACAGCGAGGCGCAGCGGCTGGcgctggaggagctggtggcGGGCGGCCCCGAGGCGCTGCGCGCCTTCCTGCGGCGGGAGCAGCTGCCGCCGTTCCTCTCGGAGCCCGAGGTGCAGGCGATCGCGCGGGGCGCGCTGCCGCCCGCCGCGGCCCCGGAGCCGGCGGCCGAGCCCTTCGCCGGCGCCTCTCTCGACGCCTCGTCGCTCACCTACTTCCCCGAGCGCTCGGACCTGGAGCCGCCGGcgctggagctgggctggccGGGCTTCGCCAGCGGCGCCTTCCGCGGGCTCACGCGGGTCGAGGCGCACTTCCAGCCCGGCTGCGGGGACAGCATCTACGGCTGCAAGGAAGCGGTGCGGCGCCAGATCCGCTCCGCGCGGCAG ATGATTGCCCTGGTGATGGATTCCTTCACAGACACCGATATCTTCAAAGATCTCTTGGAAGCTTGTAGCCAGCGGCAAGTTAAAGCCTATATCCTTCTAGATCAGTCTTCATTTTCCCACTTTCTAAAAATGTGCAAGGATCTGGGAGTTGACCTTGAACAGGAAAAG TTGATGAGAATTCGAAATATCACAGGGAATACATACTACATGAGGTCGGGTGCCAAAATTGTTGGAAAAGTCCGTGAGAAGTTCATGTTAATTGATGGCATTAGAGTGACAACAGGCTCCTACAG TTTCACGTGGACAGATGGGAAGCTGAACAGCAGTAACATTTTGATCCTGTCAGGTCCTGCAGTTGCACACTTTGACCTGGAATTTCGGATTCTTTATGCACAGTCAAAGCCCATCAACCTCAAAGAGTTatccagctgcagaaagaataaGGTGTTGGACCAGGTGGTCAGTATAACAGTGGCTTCCAGAGACTTGACCAGGGAAAACTTCCTGAGAATGGAGTTTTTGTATCTTAGAGCATTTGTAGGAAATCTCAAAAGGAAACGAAGCTGGCTGCATGCCTCGAGGGAGGCCGTCTACGTGTCAAATAATGCAATGCATGCCTCTCCTCCACTGACTAAGAGGAATGGTTCCCTAGTTATGAGGCCACACTGGATCATAGAGAGATGA
- the LOC101874288 gene encoding protein FAM83D-B-like isoform X2 produces MLLPGRLIPAAGRSGACSTARRCRGVGRGAEKSQGAWARPRSRYKVAAGAELSRSAPRAMANPSQWLEEGAGRWPPRPPGPYSEAQRLALEELVAGGPEALRAFLRREQLPPFLSEPEVQAIARGALPPAAAPEPAAEPFAGASLDASSLTYFPERSDLEPPALELGWPGFASGAFRGLTRVEAHFQPGCGDSIYGCKEAVRRQIRSARQMIALVMDSFTDTDIFKDLLEACSQRQVKAYILLDQSSFSHFLKMCKDLGVDLEQEKFHVDRWEAEQQ; encoded by the exons ATGCTTCTCCCTGGGCGGCTGATCCCAGCCGCCGGGCGGAGCGGAGCCTGCTCCACCGCCCGCCGCTGCCGCGGGGTCGGGCGGGGAGCGGAGAAGAGCCAAGGAGCTTGGGCCCGCCCGCGGAGCCGCTATAAAGTGGCGGCCGGGGCCGAGCTGAGCCGGTCCGCGCCCCGCGCGATGGCGAACCCGTCGCAGTGGCTGGAGGAGGGCGCCGGGCGCTGGCCGCCGCGGCCGCCCGGGCCGTACAGCGAGGCGCAGCGGCTGGcgctggaggagctggtggcGGGCGGCCCCGAGGCGCTGCGCGCCTTCCTGCGGCGGGAGCAGCTGCCGCCGTTCCTCTCGGAGCCCGAGGTGCAGGCGATCGCGCGGGGCGCGCTGCCGCCCGCCGCGGCCCCGGAGCCGGCGGCCGAGCCCTTCGCCGGCGCCTCTCTCGACGCCTCGTCGCTCACCTACTTCCCCGAGCGCTCGGACCTGGAGCCGCCGGcgctggagctgggctggccGGGCTTCGCCAGCGGCGCCTTCCGCGGGCTCACGCGGGTCGAGGCGCACTTCCAGCCCGGCTGCGGGGACAGCATCTACGGCTGCAAGGAAGCGGTGCGGCGCCAGATCCGCTCCGCGCGGCAG ATGATTGCCCTGGTGATGGATTCCTTCACAGACACCGATATCTTCAAAGATCTCTTGGAAGCTTGTAGCCAGCGGCAAGTTAAAGCCTATATCCTTCTAGATCAGTCTTCATTTTCCCACTTTCTAAAAATGTGCAAGGATCTGGGAGTTGACCTTGAACAGGAAAAG TTTCACGTGGACAGATGGGAAGCTGAACAGCAGTAA
- the DHX35 gene encoding probable ATP-dependent RNA helicase DHX35 isoform X2, with amino-acid sequence MAAPVGLMKFWKPGTEGPGVSVSEERQSPAESSSISVIYNPYASLSIEQQRQKLPIFKLRNHILYLVENYQTLVLVGETGCGKSTQIPQYLAEAGWAAEGRVVGVTQPRRVAAVSIAGRVADERGAVLGHEVGYCIRFDDCTDPQATRIKFLTDGMLVREMMADPLLTRYSVLMLDEAHERTLYTDIAIGLLRKIQKKRGDLRLLVASATLDAEKFKNFFNQNDTGDPSKDTSVILTVEGRTFPVDIFYIQSPVPDYVKSTVETAMKIHQMENDGDILAFLTGQEEVETVVSMLIEQARALSRTGMKRHLRVLPMYAGLPSPEQMKVFERVSHNVRKVVVATNVAETSITVRGIVFVIDCGFVKLRAYNPKTAIECLVVVPVSKASANQRAGRAGRNRSEEDFEKLPKSTVPEMQRSNLAPVILQLKALGIDNVLRFPFLSPPPAQSMVQALELLYALGGLDMHCRLTEPLGMRIAEFPLNPMFAKMLLESGNFGCSQEILTIAAMMQIQNIFVIPPNQKSQAARRHRKFAVEEGDHLTMLNVYEAFVKHSKSSQWCQEHFLNYKGLVRASVVREQLKKLLVHFKVPKKSSEGDPDPVLRCIVSGFFANAAKFHSTGAYRTIRDDQELHIHPTSVLYAEKPPRWVVYNEVIQTAKYYMRDVTAVESAWLLELAPHFYQQVVVQDQHKAQAHLSSTAKRAKVGDQ; translated from the exons ATGGCGGCCCCCGTGGGACTCATGAAGTTTTGGAAGCCGG GCACGGAGGGTCCTGGTGTCAGTGTCTCAGAGGAGAGGCAGAGTCCTGCTGAGAGCAGTAGCATATCTGTCATCTATAATCCTTATGCTTCGCTTTCTATTGAACAACAAAGACAAAAGCTGCCTATTTTTAAG CTAAGAAATCACATCCTTTATCTAGTGGAGAACTATCAAACTCTGGTGCTTGTTGGGGAAACAGGTTGTGGGAAATCAACCCAGATTCCACAA TACCTAGCAGAAGCTGGCTGGGCAGCTGAAGGAAGAGTTGTTGGAGTGACGCAGCCTCGTCGGgttgctgctgtttca attgCAGGCAGAGTTGCTGATGAAAGAGGTGCAGTGTTGGGGCATGAAGTTGGATATTGTATTCGGTTTGATGACTGCACGGATCCACAAGCTACAAGAATTAAG TTTCTAACTGATGGTATGCTGGTGAGGGAGATGATGGCTGATCCTTTATTAACAAGATACAG TGTCCTCATGCTGGATGAAGCCCATGAAAGGACTCTTTATACAGATATTGCCATTGGCTTACTGAGAAag ATTCAGAAGAAGCGTGGAGATCTTCGACTTCTTGTGGCTTCAGCCACCTTGGATGCAGAG aaaTTCAAGAATTTCTTTAATCAAAATGATACCGGTGACCCCAGCAAAGATACCAGCGTGATCCTTACTGTGGAGGGGAGAACATTTCCAGTGGACATCTTTTACATACAGAG TCCTGTTCCAGACTATGTAAAATCAACTGTGGAAACTGCAATGAAAATTCACCAGATGGAGAATGATGGTGATATACTGGCATTTTTAACTGGCCAG GAGGAAGTGGAGACTGTTGTTTCTATGCTCATAGAGCAGGCTCGGGCCCTCTCTCGCACTGGAATGAAAAGACACCTCCGTGTTCTCCCCATGTATGCTGGGCTGCCTTCTCCTGAGCAGATGAAAGTGTTTGAGAGAGTTTCTCACAATGTCAGGAAG GTGGTAGTTGCCACCAACGTTGCAGAGACCTCCATCACGGTTCGCGGAATCGTATTCGTAATTGATTGTGGGTTTGTGAAGCTTCGTGCCTATAACCCCAAAACAGCCATTGAATGCCTTGTGGTGGTTCCAGTCTCTAAGGCTTCAGCTAATCAGAGAGCAGGACGTGCAGGACGGAACCGCTCTG AGGAGGACTTTGAAAAGTTGCCCAAGTCCACTGTTCCCGAGATGCAGCGCAGTAACCTTGCACCCGTCATCTTGCAGCTAAAGGCTTTGGGAATTGACAATGTGCTCAGGTTCCCCTTTCTTTCG ccACCTCCTGCCCAGTCAATGGTGCAAGCTTTAGAACTGCTGTATGCTTTAGGAG GTTTGGATATGCACTGCCGTTTAACAGAGCCTCTTGGAATGAGAATAGCAGAGTTTCCTTTGAATCCTATGTTTGCAAAGATGCTTCTGGAGTCag GAAATTTTGGCTGCTCTCAGGAGATTTTGACAATTGCTGCCATGATGCAGATTCAGAACATCTTTGTGATCCCTCCAAATCAAAAGTCTCAGGCT GCCAGACGACACAGAAAGTTTGCTGTGGAAGAAGGTGATCATCTCACTATGCTTAATGTGTATGAAGCTTTTGTCAAA CACAGCAAGAGCTCTCAGTGGTGTCAGGAGCACTTTCTGAACTACAAAGGGCTTGTAAGAGCTTCTGTTGTAAGAGAGCAGCTGAAAAAGCTTCTTGTCCACTTTAAAGTGCCAAAGAAGTCCAGTGAAG GTGATCCAGATCCTGTTTTGAGATGCATAGTTTCTGGATTCTTTGCAAACGCAGCTAAATTCCACTCTACTGGAGCTTACAG GACTATCCGTGATGACCAGGAGCTTCATATCCACCCCACTTCGGTGTTGTATGCAGAGAAACCTCCACGCTG ggtTGTCTACAATGAAGTCATACAGACTGCGAAATATTACATGAGAGATGTGACTGCTGTCGAATCTGCGTGGCTCTTGGAACTGGCACCTCATTTTTACCAGCAAGTAGTGGTACAGGATCAGCATAAAGCCCAAGCG caTCTTTCCTCGACAGCAAAGCGGGCTAAAGTAGGAGACCAGTGA
- the DHX35 gene encoding probable ATP-dependent RNA helicase DHX35 isoform X1: MAAPVGLMKFWKPGTEGPGVSVSEERQSPAESSSISVIYNPYASLSIEQQRQKLPIFKLRNHILYLVENYQTLVLVGETGCGKSTQIPQYLAEAGWAAEGRVVGVTQPRRVAAVSIAGRVADERGAVLGHEVGYCIRFDDCTDPQATRIKFLTDGMLVREMMADPLLTRYSVLMLDEAHERTLYTDIAIGLLRKIQKKRGDLRLLVASATLDAEKFKNFFNQNDTGDPSKDTSVILTVEGRTFPVDIFYIQSPVPDYVKSTVETAMKIHQMENDGDILAFLTGQEEVETVVSMLIEQARALSRTGMKRHLRVLPMYAGLPSPEQMKVFERVSHNVRKVVVATNVAETSITVRGIVFVIDCGFVKLRAYNPKTAIECLVVVPVSKASANQRAGRAGRNRSGKCYRLYTEEDFEKLPKSTVPEMQRSNLAPVILQLKALGIDNVLRFPFLSPPPAQSMVQALELLYALGGLDMHCRLTEPLGMRIAEFPLNPMFAKMLLESGNFGCSQEILTIAAMMQIQNIFVIPPNQKSQAARRHRKFAVEEGDHLTMLNVYEAFVKHSKSSQWCQEHFLNYKGLVRASVVREQLKKLLVHFKVPKKSSEGDPDPVLRCIVSGFFANAAKFHSTGAYRTIRDDQELHIHPTSVLYAEKPPRWVVYNEVIQTAKYYMRDVTAVESAWLLELAPHFYQQVVVQDQHKAQAHLSSTAKRAKVGDQ, translated from the exons ATGGCGGCCCCCGTGGGACTCATGAAGTTTTGGAAGCCGG GCACGGAGGGTCCTGGTGTCAGTGTCTCAGAGGAGAGGCAGAGTCCTGCTGAGAGCAGTAGCATATCTGTCATCTATAATCCTTATGCTTCGCTTTCTATTGAACAACAAAGACAAAAGCTGCCTATTTTTAAG CTAAGAAATCACATCCTTTATCTAGTGGAGAACTATCAAACTCTGGTGCTTGTTGGGGAAACAGGTTGTGGGAAATCAACCCAGATTCCACAA TACCTAGCAGAAGCTGGCTGGGCAGCTGAAGGAAGAGTTGTTGGAGTGACGCAGCCTCGTCGGgttgctgctgtttca attgCAGGCAGAGTTGCTGATGAAAGAGGTGCAGTGTTGGGGCATGAAGTTGGATATTGTATTCGGTTTGATGACTGCACGGATCCACAAGCTACAAGAATTAAG TTTCTAACTGATGGTATGCTGGTGAGGGAGATGATGGCTGATCCTTTATTAACAAGATACAG TGTCCTCATGCTGGATGAAGCCCATGAAAGGACTCTTTATACAGATATTGCCATTGGCTTACTGAGAAag ATTCAGAAGAAGCGTGGAGATCTTCGACTTCTTGTGGCTTCAGCCACCTTGGATGCAGAG aaaTTCAAGAATTTCTTTAATCAAAATGATACCGGTGACCCCAGCAAAGATACCAGCGTGATCCTTACTGTGGAGGGGAGAACATTTCCAGTGGACATCTTTTACATACAGAG TCCTGTTCCAGACTATGTAAAATCAACTGTGGAAACTGCAATGAAAATTCACCAGATGGAGAATGATGGTGATATACTGGCATTTTTAACTGGCCAG GAGGAAGTGGAGACTGTTGTTTCTATGCTCATAGAGCAGGCTCGGGCCCTCTCTCGCACTGGAATGAAAAGACACCTCCGTGTTCTCCCCATGTATGCTGGGCTGCCTTCTCCTGAGCAGATGAAAGTGTTTGAGAGAGTTTCTCACAATGTCAGGAAG GTGGTAGTTGCCACCAACGTTGCAGAGACCTCCATCACGGTTCGCGGAATCGTATTCGTAATTGATTGTGGGTTTGTGAAGCTTCGTGCCTATAACCCCAAAACAGCCATTGAATGCCTTGTGGTGGTTCCAGTCTCTAAGGCTTCAGCTAATCAGAGAGCAGGACGTGCAGGACGGAACCGCTCTGGTAAATGTTACAGGCTTTATACAG AGGAGGACTTTGAAAAGTTGCCCAAGTCCACTGTTCCCGAGATGCAGCGCAGTAACCTTGCACCCGTCATCTTGCAGCTAAAGGCTTTGGGAATTGACAATGTGCTCAGGTTCCCCTTTCTTTCG ccACCTCCTGCCCAGTCAATGGTGCAAGCTTTAGAACTGCTGTATGCTTTAGGAG GTTTGGATATGCACTGCCGTTTAACAGAGCCTCTTGGAATGAGAATAGCAGAGTTTCCTTTGAATCCTATGTTTGCAAAGATGCTTCTGGAGTCag GAAATTTTGGCTGCTCTCAGGAGATTTTGACAATTGCTGCCATGATGCAGATTCAGAACATCTTTGTGATCCCTCCAAATCAAAAGTCTCAGGCT GCCAGACGACACAGAAAGTTTGCTGTGGAAGAAGGTGATCATCTCACTATGCTTAATGTGTATGAAGCTTTTGTCAAA CACAGCAAGAGCTCTCAGTGGTGTCAGGAGCACTTTCTGAACTACAAAGGGCTTGTAAGAGCTTCTGTTGTAAGAGAGCAGCTGAAAAAGCTTCTTGTCCACTTTAAAGTGCCAAAGAAGTCCAGTGAAG GTGATCCAGATCCTGTTTTGAGATGCATAGTTTCTGGATTCTTTGCAAACGCAGCTAAATTCCACTCTACTGGAGCTTACAG GACTATCCGTGATGACCAGGAGCTTCATATCCACCCCACTTCGGTGTTGTATGCAGAGAAACCTCCACGCTG ggtTGTCTACAATGAAGTCATACAGACTGCGAAATATTACATGAGAGATGTGACTGCTGTCGAATCTGCGTGGCTCTTGGAACTGGCACCTCATTTTTACCAGCAAGTAGTGGTACAGGATCAGCATAAAGCCCAAGCG caTCTTTCCTCGACAGCAAAGCGGGCTAAAGTAGGAGACCAGTGA